The window AGCAATATGGCGTAGTCGAGCTCGACGCCGGCGGACGGGCACTGTCGATCGAGGAGAAGCCAGCCCAGCCGCGCTCCAACATCGCGGTGACCGGGCTCTATTTCTACGACAATGACGTTCTCGACATCGCCGCCGGCATTTCGCCATCCGCGCGCGGCGAGCTCGAAATCACCGACGTCAACCGGGTCTATCTGGAGCGCGGAAAGCTGTTCGTGCGGCTGATGGGCCGTGGCATGGCATGGCTCGACACTGGCACGCATTCCTCGCTGGTTGAGGCCAGCCATTTCGTCCAGATCCTCGAGCAGCGGCAGGGGCTGCGCATCGGCTGCCCCGAGGAAATTGCGCTGCGACAGGGTTACATCTCCCTTGAAGCCTTCGAGAAGCTGGCGCAAAAAAACGCCAAGAGCAGCTACGGCGAATATCTGCTGTCGGTCTACCGCTCGTTCGGGCGCAAGGCGACGGCTCCTGAGGCGGAGACCGAATGCGCTTTGAAGGCATCACCATCTTCGTGACCGGCGGCGCGGGCTTCATCGGCTCCGCCGCGATCCGGCATCTGCTCGCGGATACCGGCGCGCACGTCGTCAACATCGACAAGCTGACTTACGCGGCCAATCTCGACTCACTGCCGGGAGCGGCCGGCCATCCGCGCTACGTCTTCGCGCAGCAATGCATCGGCGAGAGCCTCGGCCTGCGGGCGCTGTTCGAGAAGTACCAACCCGATGCCGTGATGAATCTCGCGGCGGAGAGCCACGTCGATCGTTCAATCGACGGCCCGGCGGAGTTCATCCAGACCAACGTGGTCGGCACCTTCACATTGCTTCAGGAGGCATTGCGCCACTGGCGGGGGCTGACACCGGAGACGCAAGCGCGCTTCCGCTTTCTCCATGTCTCGACCGACGAGGTGTTCGGATCACTCGGCAGCAACGGCACGTTCAGCGAGGATACGGCTTACGCGCCGAGTTCGCCCTATGCGGCGAGCAAGGCCTCGTCCGATCATCTCGTTCGCGCCTGGCGGGAGACCTACGGCCTTCCCACCATGGTGACGAACTGCTCGAACAATTACGGGGCTTATCATTTTCCCGAGAAGCTGATCCCGCACATGATCATTCGCGGATTGGCGAACGAACCGTTGCCGGTCTATGGCGACGGCAGCAACGTACGCGACTGGCTCTATGTGGCCGACCACGCGGAGGCACTGACACTCGTGCTTGAGCGCGGTACGATCGGCGAGACCTACAACATCGGGGCGCGCTGCGAGCGGACCAATCTCGACGTGGTGAAGCATGTCTGCGATCTGCTCGACGAGTTCGCGCCCAGCGCCGCAGCGTCACGCCGCGACCTCATCAGCTTCGTGGCCGATCGTCCCGGCCACGACTTCCGCTACGCCATGGACCCCGGCAAGATCGAGCGCGAGCTCGGCTGGCGGCCGCGCGAGAATTTCGAGAGCGGGCTTGCAAAGACCGTCCGCTGGTTCTGCGACAACCGGACATGGTGGCAAAACATTCTCGATCGCGGTTACCGGCACACGCGGATCGGTCTCGATTGACGAAACCCCGTGGTTATACGGAGCGATATGCTCTGATTTTATCCCGGTAAGGTTGAGCAGTTAGCTTAATTCGGGTTGTTTGTTGCACGCATCTCCCGATCGCATATCCATCTCCGCACCGGGCTCCCCAAGCCCGGCCCCACCCAAGCAAAGCCGCTGAGCGAACATGGGTCCGCTTGGCGGCTTTGTGGTTGTGTTGATGCGAAGAGGATCTTTTCGGTTATGGCGCGCAAGCCCTGGTCATTCAAGGAAGACCGCCGGCTCATGGAATTGGCCAAGTCTTCGATTTCTTTGGAAGAGGCAGCAAAGCAGCTCGGGCGCTCGTCCGATGCGATCAAACGCATGGCCTTGCGCCTGGGCCTGTCGTTGAAGCAGAAGACGGGCAAGAAGAGTTAGCCTTGGACGCAGAGCGTCGGGACGGCGTCGTTCCGCTTTCTCGACTTCTCGGCCGCAACGCGAGATTCCGCGCCGCATCAATCTGCGGCGAAACCCGTGATGAGACCGAACAGATCATCACCCGGACTCGACATGCAGGCTAAAGAGCCACAAGCCCTTTCGCTGACGCCTGGGCCAGCACGCCCAAATGGGTCTGCTCGCCAAACTCCCCCGAGAGAACGAGCCGACGAAGCTCACTCGGCAAGACCGAGCTAACTTGGACACGCGGCTCCTCGATGAAGCCCGCCACGCGATCGCCTGTCCTGACGAAGAACGAATGAGTCGCATTGCTGATCCGGCTCGAGCACGTCGCGCATTGACCGATGGGCTCGATGCTCATCGTGGGGTAGCCGGTCTCTTCCAGCAGCTCGCGCTTGGCCGTATCGAGCGCATCTTCGTTCGGGTCAACCATCCCCGCAGGCAATTCCAGTGAGAAGCGCTCGATCGCCGGACGATATTGGCGCACCAGGAGAATACGCGAGTCGGGCGTAACGGCCAGGACCGCCACATAGTCGGGCTGCGCGATTGAGTAATAGGTCTCCACGGCAGACTCGCTCGAGAAGCTCACATCCCGAGCGATGACCTCGAGCCAGGGCGAGATCGTCGTGCGCTCGACCTTCAGGATTTTCGGCAGTTCCCGGACCATCCGGACAAGTCTCCTTTGCTGGGCGCCTCTAGCAGAGAATATGACGGTTCAGGCTTAGGCCGGCGACGTTGAGAGGAAGAGCCGGCAGCCTTGAACGGGTAGCTTGCTCCGACCGCAGCCGAAGGGGAACATAAACAGAGCTTTGGCGTTTGCCCCAGACTTCTTAGCGAGATCAGGCCGTGGCGCATCTTGCCGTTTCCGCTCTACTGATTTGGTTGGCTATCAACATCGCCTTTGTGGTTTTGCGATTGCGGATCAGGCGATCCTCAAATGGGGGCACCAGCTTGAGCAGGCCCATCCCTCCTTATCAGCCCGAGGCCATTTCGCTTCATCGTCGCATGTGGCGATAGGATTTGCTGGGAAAGGCGTTTCGGAGCGTCCCGCCTATAAGTGTGGTCGTGGATTCCCTGTCCTGAAGCCTGCAATCTCAGGCCCTAAGGCCGCGCTTTCTTGGCGGATCCCATTCCCGGACTGGTTCCGTAGGTCGGCATTCCCGTGCCTTTGAAGGCGCCCCCCATGCTATCTCGGCTAGAACCCGTGCTGACCCCGCTCCGGATCGTGGAACTTGTCTGTGTGCCGGAGACCCGATCCTTGGTTCCCTGCGCTGAAGCTCCAGTGTTTCCAGCCATCATGGCCACCAAAACCACCCCAAAAGCCCGGTTCGTGCCAATTGGCCAGATCATCAATCAGTCCTCTCATTCGGTCATTCGGCGCATGATCACGTCATGCGGACCGCTCCGGCGGACAGCTGTTCGGTCCAGAGCACACCGCCCACCAAATGGGCAGACTGGATCCAGCCTTCGCTCCACGCCTCATTTGCGCATTAAACTCTATCTTAGCGCCTCCTGACTAGGATCAGCAGGAAACGTCCTCAATCTGCGCCCGGGCACGATGGGATTACAGCGACCGACCTTCAAGTTTGCCGCGCTCGTGCTCTTGAGCATGGTCACGTTCGGCCTGGCGGGGCATTTTGCGGCGGAACGCGTCATTCGCCACCAGCAGGCCCGCCAGCTCGAGGAGTTGACCGAGGTCGTGCTGCGTCGCTCCGAATTTGCGGTCGATTTCGCGGCCGCTAGTCTGACCGAGCTCGGAAAGCGCGATGTTGTGAACTGCGAGCCTGCGACGCTGCAGACCATTCGTCTCCATGTCTACCAACGCTCTGCGATCAAGGATGTCCGCCTCGTAAATCCCGACGGCTCGGTGATCTGCTCGGCCTATTCCGAGACGCTGGAGTTCGATAAGGGGTGGATCGACCGCCGGGATATGCTTCCGTCACGCGACAAGGATCTCTCATTGTTTCGCGTTCAGCAGTTCGGCGGCGATGCACTTGGCGTCCTCAAGGATATCAGCAGCAACGCCGCGCTGGTCGCTATCCTCGGCATCAACGCCAGCCTGTTCGACATCATGCCATCCGAGTTGCGCGGGCACAGCGAGGTGGTCCTCGCCCTGAGCAATGGAGAGAAGCTTGGCGAGTTCTTGCCTGATACCGACAGGGCGTTGCAGAACACGAGACGTTTCGACAGAACTTCCGCCCGCTATCCGCTCAAGGCGACGATCGAAGTCGAAGGCGCCGTTCTCTCGATACGAAATAACGAAGCATATTGGCCGGCGCTCGCGGTAGCTGTTATCCTTGGCGCTCTCTTCGGCATCTTGCTGGCACGGAGTCGCCGCACGGAAGGACCGGTCGCCGATCTCGATCGAGCTCTGACCGCGGGCGAATTCAAGCCTTATTATCAGCCCATCTTCAATCTCAGGACGGGACAGATCAAAGGCTGTGAGGTCTTGGCTCGCTGGCTGCGCGACGACGGCTCCGTCATCCCGCCGATGAATTTCATTCCGCTTGCCGAGTCCAGCGGCCGCATTGAGGTCATGACCTGGCAGATCCTGAAATCGGCACTGTCCGACCTTCGGCCGTTGTTGAAGGCGGACAAGGATTTCAAGCTCTCTTTCAATGTCGTGCCCAAGCACCTCCTCAGCCCGGGCTTCGTTGAAACGCTTCGGCGCACCGTCCTGACGGCAAAGATTGCGGCGCGGCAAATCGTGATCGAAGTGACCGAACGCGACGAGCTCGACGATCTCGCACGCGCCGCTGCTGTCGTGACCGAGCTGCGCGACCATGGTTTCCGCGTTGCCATCGATGACGTCGGCGTCGGCCACAGCGGACTATCGCGACTAAAGGGCCTGGGTGCCAACACGATCAAGATCGATAAATTCTTCGTCGACACAATCACCGTGGATGCATCGACCACGACGATTGTCGAGATGTTGGTCGCGCTCGCCAAAGACCTCCAAATGACGGTCGTTGCTGAAGGAATCGAAACAGAAGAACAGCGCCGCGCCTTGGTTGCCTCCGGCGTTGAAGAGGGCCAGGGCTATCTCGTCGCCGCGCCTCTGCCGTTTCCAAAATTCAGTGAGCTGGTCGACACCCGCCGCCGCACCGCACCCGCAGCGCCGGCCGACGCATTGGTGGCCTGACTTTCTCGTCGGGCTCCAGCCACCCGCTTAGCGAGCGCCCCTCCCGAGCGTCCGAGTCACACAATCGGCTACGGTTTACGCAGTGGCGCGCCGCCCGTGGAAGTAACGAGGTTGCTTTAACGATGTTCTCGCCTTTCGAAGCAGGACGCCCCTCAAACGGCTATGTTGGGCCATGCGCCGAAATCATCTGATCGCAGCCGTGGGAATTTGCCTCGCCCTCATCGCCTATGCCACTTTGGCGAGGCTGGCGGGGAGGCCCGCGCTCATGGGCCATGCCGAGGCATACTGGGTCGTTGTCATCGAGCGCTTCAGTGCCTATGGGCTGTTAGGCTTTCTTCTGTCGTTCTTGCTCCCAGGACGGCTCGTTTTGGCGTGCTCACTTGTGCTGGCCGTCGCAATGGGGCTCGAATTGCTCCAGGCGCTGACGCCCGATCGCGACCCAGGTGTCCTGGACGTCCTGCAAAAGGCGTCAGGAGGCACCGTAGGCGTCATCCTTGCCCAGACGATCCTGGCCTTCTTGCCCAGGCCACCGTCGTAACGGAGACGGCTGCAGGCTGACCGGGAACGTCAACGAGCCGGGGATATCAGCGCCTACTTCATCATCTGTCCGCGCAGCTCGCCGCCCGGGTTCATGGCCGTGTGAATGTTCGCGTACCACTTTCCGGCCAGCAGATCCGTCGCCTGATTGTC is drawn from Bradyrhizobium diazoefficiens and contains these coding sequences:
- the rfbB gene encoding dTDP-glucose 4,6-dehydratase, which translates into the protein MRFEGITIFVTGGAGFIGSAAIRHLLADTGAHVVNIDKLTYAANLDSLPGAAGHPRYVFAQQCIGESLGLRALFEKYQPDAVMNLAAESHVDRSIDGPAEFIQTNVVGTFTLLQEALRHWRGLTPETQARFRFLHVSTDEVFGSLGSNGTFSEDTAYAPSSPYAASKASSDHLVRAWRETYGLPTMVTNCSNNYGAYHFPEKLIPHMIIRGLANEPLPVYGDGSNVRDWLYVADHAEALTLVLERGTIGETYNIGARCERTNLDVVKHVCDLLDEFAPSAAASRRDLISFVADRPGHDFRYAMDPGKIERELGWRPRENFESGLAKTVRWFCDNRTWWQNILDRGYRHTRIGLD
- a CDS encoding NUDIX hydrolase, with the protein product MVRELPKILKVERTTISPWLEVIARDVSFSSESAVETYYSIAQPDYVAVLAVTPDSRILLVRQYRPAIERFSLELPAGMVDPNEDALDTAKRELLEETGYPTMSIEPIGQCATCSSRISNATHSFFVRTGDRVAGFIEEPRVQVSSVLPSELRRLVLSGEFGEQTHLGVLAQASAKGLVAL
- a CDS encoding EAL domain-containing protein: MGLQRPTFKFAALVLLSMVTFGLAGHFAAERVIRHQQARQLEELTEVVLRRSEFAVDFAAASLTELGKRDVVNCEPATLQTIRLHVYQRSAIKDVRLVNPDGSVICSAYSETLEFDKGWIDRRDMLPSRDKDLSLFRVQQFGGDALGVLKDISSNAALVAILGINASLFDIMPSELRGHSEVVLALSNGEKLGEFLPDTDRALQNTRRFDRTSARYPLKATIEVEGAVLSIRNNEAYWPALAVAVILGALFGILLARSRRTEGPVADLDRALTAGEFKPYYQPIFNLRTGQIKGCEVLARWLRDDGSVIPPMNFIPLAESSGRIEVMTWQILKSALSDLRPLLKADKDFKLSFNVVPKHLLSPGFVETLRRTVLTAKIAARQIVIEVTERDELDDLARAAAVVTELRDHGFRVAIDDVGVGHSGLSRLKGLGANTIKIDKFFVDTITVDASTTTIVEMLVALAKDLQMTVVAEGIETEEQRRALVASGVEEGQGYLVAAPLPFPKFSELVDTRRRTAPAAPADALVA
- a CDS encoding VanZ family protein, whose amino-acid sequence is MRRNHLIAAVGICLALIAYATLARLAGRPALMGHAEAYWVVVIERFSAYGLLGFLLSFLLPGRLVLACSLVLAVAMGLELLQALTPDRDPGVLDVLQKASGGTVGVILAQTILAFLPRPPS